The proteins below come from a single Gossypium raimondii isolate GPD5lz chromosome 2, ASM2569854v1, whole genome shotgun sequence genomic window:
- the LOC105788375 gene encoding calcium-dependent protein kinase 32: protein MGNCCATPSTTASHEKKEKKGKKKQNPFSLDYGQHHHGNGGHKLTVLNDPTGGEIEQRYELGRELGRGEFGITFLCTDKETGDTFACKSISKKKLRTAVDIEDVRREVEIMKHLPHHPNIVTLKDTYEDDNAVHLVMELCEGGELFDRIVARGHYTERAAAAVTKTIVEVVQMCHKHGVMHRDLKPENFLFANKKETAALKSIDFGLSVFFKPGEIFTEIVGSPYYMAPEVLKRNYGREVDVWSAGVILYILLCGVPPFWAETEQGVAQAIIRSVIDFKRDPWPKVSENAKDLVRKMLNPDPKQRLTAQEVLDHPWLQNAKKAPNVSLGETVKARLKQFSVMNKLKKRALKVIAEHLSVEEVAGIKEGFQLMDTANRGKINIDELRVGLHKLGHTIPDADLQILMEAGDVDKDGYLDYGEFVAISVHLRKMGNDEHLKKAFEFFDRNQSGYIEIEELRGALTDEVETNSEEVISAIMHDVDTDKDGRISYDEFAVMMKAGTDWRKASRQYSRERFNNLSLKLMKDGSLQMNNEPR from the exons ATGGGAAATTGTTGTGCGACTCCATCAACAACAGCTTCTCAtgagaagaaggagaagaaaggaaaaaagaagcaGAATCCATTTTCTCTTGATTATGGTCAACATCACCATGGCAACGGAGGCCATAAGCTCACTGTTCTAAATGATCCAACTGGGGGAGAGATTGAGCAAAGATATGAACTTGGGCGTGAGCTTGGGCGTGGTGAATTTGGGATCACATTTCTTTGTACAGACAAagaaacaggggatacttttGCATGCAAATCAATATCAAAGAAGAAGCTAAGGACTGCCGTTGACATTGAGGATGTAAGAAGGGAAGTTGAAATCATGAAGCATTTGCCTCACCACCCAAATATTGTTACCTTGAAGGATACTTACGAGGATGACAATGCAGTCCATTTGGTTATGGAGTTGTGTGAAGGTGGTGAGTTGTTTGATAGGATTGTTGCAAGAGGTCATTACACTGAGAGAGCTGCTGCTGCTGTCACCAAGACCATTGTTGAAGTTGTTCAG ATGTGCCACAAGCATGGTGTGATGCACAGAGATCTCAAACCTGAGAACTTTCTGTTTGCAAATAAAAAAGAGACAGCGGCATTGAAGTCGATTGACTTTGGTTTATCAGTGTTCTTTAAACCAG GTGAAATATTTACCGAGATAGTCGGAAGCCCCTACTACATGGCTCCTGAGGTGCTGAAAAGAAATTATGGACGTGAAGTTGATGTTTGGAGTGCCGGTGTTATCCTTTACATCTTACTTTGTGGTGTCCCACCTTTCTGGGCAG AAACTGAACAAGGAGTTGCGCAAGCAATTATTCGCTCTGTTATAGATTTTAAGAGGGATCCTTGGCCTAAAGTTTCTGAGAATGCAAAAGACCTTGTGAGGAAGATGCTCAATCCTGATCCTAAGCAACGACTTACAGCTCAGGAAGTTCTAG ATCATCCTTGGTTGCAAAATGCAAAGAAGGCTCCCAATGTTTCCTTGGGTGAGACCGTGAAGGCAAGGCTCAAGCAGTTCTCTGTAATGAACAAGCTCAAGAAAAGAGCTCTCAAG GTAATAGCTGAGCATCTCTCTGTGGAGGAAGTTGCAGGCATAAAAGAGGGATTCCAATTGATGGATACTGCCAATAGAGGCAAGATTAACATTGATGAGTTAAGGGTTGGGTTGCATAAACTTGGTCATACCATTCCTGATGCAGATCTTCAAATACTAATGGAAGCC GGCGATGTAGATAAAGATGGATATCTGGACTACGGAGAGTTTGTTGCCATTTCAGTTCACTTGAGAAAGATGGGCAATGACGAGCACCTTAAAAAGGCCTTTGAGTTTTTCGATAGAAACCAAAGTGGTTATATTGAGATTGAGGAGCTAAGAGGTGCCTTAACCGACGAAGTTGAAACAAACAGTGAAGAAGTCATTAGCGCCATCATGCATGATGTGGACACAGACAAG GATGGGAGAATAAGTTATGACGAGTTTGCAGTGATGATGAAGGCTGGTACGGATTGGAGAAAAGCTTCAAGGCAATATTCTCGAGAGAGGTTCAACAATCTAAGTCTGAAATTGATGAAGGATGGGTCATTGCAAATGAACAATGAGCCCAGATGA